From a single Tursiops truncatus isolate mTurTru1 chromosome 20, mTurTru1.mat.Y, whole genome shotgun sequence genomic region:
- the CHD3 gene encoding chromodomain-helicase-DNA-binding protein 3 isoform X10: MASPLRDEEEEEEEMVVSEEEEEEEEEGDEEEEEVEAADEDYEEDDDEGVLGRGPGHDRGRDRHSPPGCHLFPPPPPPPLPPPPPPPPPPPDKDDIRLLPSALGVKKRKRGPKKQKENKPGKARKRKKLDSEEEFGSERDEYREKSESGGSEYGTGPGRKRRRKHREKKEKKTKRRKKGEGDGGQKQVEQKSSATLLLTWGLEDVEHVFSEEDYHTLTNYKAFSQFMRPLIAKKNPKIPMSKMMTILGAKWREFSANNPFKGSAAAVAAAAAAAAAAVAEQVSAAVSSATPIAPSGPPALPPPPAADIQPPPIRRAKTKEGKGPGHKRRSKSPRVPDGRKKLRGKKMAPLKIKLGLLGGKRKKGGSSDEGPEPEAEESDLDSGSVHSASGRPDGPVRTKKLKRGRPGRKKKKVLGCPAVAGEEEVDGYETDHQDYCEVCQQGGEIILCDTCPRAYHLVCLDPELDRAPEGKWSCPHCEKEGVQWEAKEEEEDYEEEGEEEGEKEEEDDHMEYCRVCKDGGELLCCDACISSYHIHCLNPPLPDIPNGEWLCPRCTCPVLKGRVQKILHWRWGEPPVAVPAPQQADGNPDAPPARPLQGRSEREFFVKWVGLSYWHCSWAKELQLEIFHLVMYRNYQRKNDMDEPPPLDYGSGEDDGKSDKRKVKDPHYAEMEEKYYRFGIKPEWMTVHRIINHSVDKKGNYHYLVKWRDLPYDQSTWEEDEMNIPEYEDHKQSYWRHRELIMGEDPAQPRKYKKKKKELQGDGPPSSPTNDPTVKYETQPRFITATGGTLHMYQLEGLNWLRFSWAQGTDTILADEMGLGKTIQTIVFLYSLYKEGHTKGPFLVSAPLSTIINWEREFQMWAPKFYVVTYTGDKDSRAIIRENEFSFEDNAIKGGKKAFKMKREAQVKFHVLLTSYELITIDQAALGSIRWACLVVDEAHRLKNNQSKFFRVLNGYKIDHKLLLTGTPLQNNLEELFHLLNFLTPERFNNLEGFLEEFADISKEDQIKKLHDLLGPHMLRRLKADVFKNMPAKTELIVRVELSPMQKKYYKYILTRNFEALNSRGGGNQVSLLNIMMDLKKCCNHPYLFPVAAMESPKLPSGAYEGGALIKASGKLMLLQKMLRKLKEQGHRVLIFSQMTKMLDLLEDFLDYEGYKYERIDGGITGALRQEAIDRFNAPGAQQFCFLLSTRAGGLGINLATADTVIIFDSDWNPHNDIQAFSRAHRIGQANKVMIYRFVTRASVEERITQVAKRKMMLTHLVVRPGLGSKAGSMSKQELDDILKFGTEELFKDENEGENKEEDSSVIHYDNEAIARLLDRNQDATEDTDVQNMNEYLSSFKVAQYVVREEDKIEEIEREIIKQEENVDPDYWEKLLRHHYEQQQEDLARNLGKGKRVRKQVNYNDAAQEDQDNQSEYSVGSEEEDEDFDERPEGRRQSKRQLRNEKDKPLPPLLARVGGNIEVLGFNTRQRKAFLNAVMRWGMPPQDAFTTQWLVRDLRGKTEKEFKAYVSLFMRHLCEPGADGSETFADGVPREGLSRQQVLTRIGVMSLVKKKVQEFEHINGRWSMPELMPDPSADSKRSSRASSPTKTSPTTPEASAANSPCTSKPATPAPSEKGDGVRTPLEKDEAENQEEKPEKNSKIGEKMETEADTPSPAPSLGERLEPRKIPLEDEVPGVPGEMEPEPGYRGDREKSATESTPGERGEEKPMDGQEHRERPEGETGDLGKRAEDVKGDRELRPGPPRDEPRSNGRREEKAEKPRFMFNIADGGFTELHTLWQNEERAAVSSGKLNEIWHRRHDYWLLAGIVLHGYARWQDIQNDAQFAIINEPFKTEANKGNFLEMKNKFLARRFKLLEQALVIEEQLRRAAYLNLSQEPAHPAMALHARFAEAECLAESHQHLSKESLAGNKPANAVLHKVLNQLEELLSDMKADVTRLPATLSRIPPIAARLQMSERSILSRLASKGTEPHPTPAFPPGPYATPPGYGAAFSAAPVGALAAAGANYSQMPAGSFITAATNGPPVLVKKEKEMVGALVSDGLDRKEPRAGEVICIDD; this comes from the exons ATGGCTTCCCCTCTGagggacgaggaggaggaggaggaggagatggtggtgtcggaggaggaagaagaggaggaagaagagggcgacgaggaggaggaggaggtggaggcggCCGACGAGGACTACGAGGAGGACGACGACGAGGGAGTACTTGGGCGCGGGCCGGGCCACGACCGGGGCCGCGACCGCCACAGCCCCCCCGGCTGCCACCTcttcccgccgccgccgccgccgccgctgcccccgccgccgccgccgccacccccACCGCCAG ATAAGGATGACATTCGGCTGCTGCCTTCAGCACTGGgtgtgaagaagagaaaaagaggaccCAAGAAGCAGAAGGAGAACAAGCCAGGAAAAGCCCGAAAACGCAAGAAGCTT GACAGCGAGGAGGAATTTGGCTCTGAGCGAGATGAGTACCGGGAGAAGTCAGAGAGTGGAGGCAGTGAATATGGAACTGGACCAGGTCGGAAACGGAGAcggaagcacagagaaaaaaaggagaagaagacgAAGCGGCGGAAaaaaggggagggagatggggggcaAAAG CAGGTGGAACAGAAGTCATCGGCAACTCTGCTTCTGACTTGGGGCCTGGAGGACGTGGAACATGTGTTCTCTGAGGAGGATTACCACACACTCACCAACTACAAAGCCTTTAGCCAGTTCATGAG GCCCCTGATTGCTAAGAAGAATCCTAAGATCCCAATGTCTAAGATGATGACCATCCTTGGGGCCAAGTGGAGAGAGTTCAGCGCCAACAACCCCTTCAAGGGGTCGGCAGCTGCTGtggcggcagcggcggcagcggcggccgCAGCTGTAGCTGAGCAGGTGTCAGCAGCTGTCTCATCGGCCACCCCCATAGCACCTTCCGGACCCCCTGCCCTTCCACCACCCCCTGCTGCTGATatccagcccccacccatccgaAGAGCCAAAACCAAAGAGGGCAAAG GTCCAGGCCACAAGAGGCGGAGTAAGAGCCCCCGAGTGCCTGATGGACGCAAGAAGCTTCGGGGAAAGAAGATGGCCCCACTCAAAATCAAACTAGGGCTGCTGGGCggcaagaggaagaagggaggctCG AGTGACGAGGGCCCTGAACCAGAGGCTGAGGAGTCAGACCTGGACAGTGGCAGTGTCCACAGTGCCTCAGGCCGCCCTGATGGCCCTGTCCGCACCAAGAAACTGAAGAGAGGCCGgccaggaaggaagaagaagaagg TCCTGGGCTGTCCTGCAGTGGCCGGGGAGGAGGAGGTTGATGGCTACGAGACGGATCACCAGGATTACTGTGAGGTGTGCCAGCAGGGTGGGGAAATTATTCTGTGTGACACCTGCCCTCGTGCCTACCACCTCGTCTGCCTCGATCCTGAGCTTGACCGGGCTCCTGAGGGCAAATGGAGCTGCCCCCACTGT GAGAAGGAGGGGGTACAGTGGGAggccaaggaggaggaggaagactatgaagaggagggggaagaggagggggagaaggaggaagaggacgaCCACATGGAGTACTGCCGTGTGTGCAAGGATGGCGGGGAGCTCCTGTGCTGTGACGCCTGCATCTCCTCCTACCACATTCACTGCCTGAACCCCCCGCTGCCTGACATCCCCAACGGCGAGTGGCTGTGTCCCCGATGCACA TGTCCCGTGCTGAAAGGCCGTGTGCAGAAGATCCTACACTGGCGGTGGGGGGAGCCCCCTGTGGCAGTGCCGGCCCCCCAACAGGCAGACGGGAATCCAGATGCCCCGCCCGCGCGTCCTCTTCAAGGCAGATCGGAGAGAGAGTTCTTTGTCAAGTGGGTAGGACTGTCCTACTGGCACTGCTCCTGGGCCAAGGAGCTTCAG CTGGAAATTTTCCACTTGGTAATGTACCGAAACTATCAACGGAAGAATGACATGGACGAGCCCCCACCCCTCGACTACGGCTCTGGTGAGGATGATGGGAAGAGTGACAAACGCAAGGTGAAGGACCCGCACTATGCCGAGATGGAGGAGAAGTACTATCGTTTCGGCATCAAGCCAGAGTGGATGACCGTCCACCGGATCATCAACCACAG TGTGGATAAGAAGGGAAATTACCACTATCTAGTGAAATGGAGGGACTTGCCATATGACCAGTCCACGTGGGAGGAAGATGAAATGAACATCCCTGAATATGAAGACCATAAACAAAGCTACTGGAGACACCG AGAACTAATTATGGGGGAGGACCCCGCCCAGCCCCGCAagtataagaagaagaagaaggagctgCAGGGTGATGGGCCTCCCAGCTCTCCTACTAATGAT CCGACAGTGAAATACGAGACTCAGCCCCGGTTCATCACAGCCACTGGAGGCACGCTGCACATGTATCAGCTGGAGGGCTTGAACTGGCTGCGCTTCTCGTGGGCCCAGGGCACTGACACCATTCTGGCTGATGAGATGGGACTGGGCAAGACCATACAAACCATCGTCTTCCTCTACTCACTGTATAAGGAG GGCCACACAAAGGGTCCCTTCCTGGTGAGCGCCCCGCTCTCCACCATCATTAACTGGGAGCGGGAGTTCCAGATGTGGGCACCCAAGTTCTATGTGGTGACGTACACGGGTGACAAGGACAGCCGAGCCATCATTCGTGAGAATGAGTTTTCCTTTGAAGACAACGCCATCAAAGGTGGCAAGAAAGCTTTTAAGATGAAG AGGGAGGCGCAGGTGAAGTTCCATGTTCTCCTGACATCATATGAGCTGATCACCATTGATCAGGCAGCTCTTGGCTCCATCCGCTGGGCCTGTCTCGTGGTGGATGAGGCCCATCGGCTCAAGAACAACCAGTCCAAG tttttcagGGTCCTCAATGGCTACAAGATAGATCATAAGTTGCTGCTGACAGGGACTCCACTGCAGAATAACCTGGAGGAGCTCTTCCATCTGCTGAACTTCCTCACCCCAGAGAGGTTTAA CAatctggaaggcttcctggaggagtttGCCGACATATCCAAAGAAGACCAGATTAAGAAACTTCATGACTTGCTGGGGCCACATATGCTGAGGAGGCTCAAGGCTGATGTCTTTAAGAATATGCCGGCCAAGACAGAGCTCATCGTCCGCGTGGAGCTGAGCCCCATGCAGAA GAAATACTACAAGTATATCCTGACCCGAAATTTTGAGGCCTTGAACTCACGAGGAGGTGGGAACCAAGTGTCATTGCTTAACATCATGATGGATCTTAAGAAGTGCTGCAACCATCCGTATCTCTTTCCTGTGGCTGCTATG GAGTCCCCCAAACTTCCCAGTGGGGCATATGAGGGTGGGGCACTTATTAAGGCATCTGGGAAGCTCATGCTGTTGCAGAAGATGCTGCGGAAGCTGAAGGAGCAAGGACACAGAGTGCTCATCTTCTCGCAG ATGACCAAAATGTTAGACTTGCTAGAGGACTTCTTAGACTACGAAGGCTACAAGTATGAGCGCATTGACGGCGGCATCACTGGtgccctgaggcaggaggccATCGATCGCTTCAATG CTCCTGGGGCCCAACAATTCTGCTTCCTCCTGTCCACCCGGGCTGGAGGGCTGGGCATCAATCTGGCCACTGCCGACACTGTCATCATCTTTGATTCAGACTGGAACCCCCATAATGATATCCAG GCCTTCAGCCGTGCTCATCGGATCGGCCAGGCCAACAAAGTGATGATCTACCGGTTTGTGACTCGCGCATCAGTGGAAGAGCGAATCACACAGGTGGCCAAGAGAAAGATGATGCTGACGCATCTGGTGGTGCGGCCTGGGCTGGGCTCCAAGGCGGGCTCCATGTCCAAGCAGGAGCTGGATGACATCCTCAAATTTGGCACCGAGGAGCTATTTAAGGATGAAAATGAGG GGGAGAACAAGGAGGAGGACAGCAGTGTGATTCACTATGACAACGAGGCCATCGCTCGGCTCCTGGACCGGAACCAGGATGCAACTGAGGACACTGACGTGCAGAACATGAATGAGTATCTCAGCTCCTTCAAGGTGGCCCAGTACGTGGTGAGGGAAGAAGACAAG ATTGAGGAAATTGAACGCGAGATCATCAAGCAGGAGGAGAACGTGGATCCCGACTACTGGGAGAAGCTGCTGAGACACCACTACGAGCAGCAGCAGGAAGACCTGGCCCGCAACCTCGGCAAAGGCAAGAGGGTCCGCAAGCAGGTTAACTACAACGATGCTGCTCAGGAGGACCAAG ATAACCAGTCAGAGTACTCAGTGGGATcagaggaggaggatgaagacTTTGATGAGCGTCCTGAAG GGCGTCGACAGTCCAAGAGGCAGCTCCGGAACGAAAAGGATAAGCCACTGCCTCCACTGCTGGCTCGAGTTGGGGGCAACATTGAG GTGTTGGGATTCAACACCCGTCAGCGGAAGGCCTTCCTCAATGCTGTGATGCGCTGGGGCATGCCACCACAGGACGCCTTCACCACCCAGTGGCTGGTGCGGGACCTCAGGGGCAAGACTGAAAAAGAGTTCAA GGCCTATGTGTCTTTGTTCATGCGCCATCTCTGTGAGCCCGGGGCAGACGGCTCTGAAACCTTTGCTGACGGGGTCCCTCGGGAGGGACTGAGTCGCCAGCAAGTGTTGACCCGCATTGGAGTCATGTCTCTCGTCAAGAAGAAG GTTCAGGAGTTTGAGCACATCAATGGGCGCTGGTCTATGCCGGAGCTGATGCCCGACCCCAGTGCTGACTCCAAGCGTTCCTCCAGAGCCTCCTCTCCTACCAAAACGTCTCCCACCACTCCTGAGGCTTCTGCTGCAAACAGTCCCTGCACCTCAAAACCTG CTACTCCAGCTCCCAGTGAGAAAGGAGATGGCGTAAGGACACCTCTGGAGAAGGATGAAGCAGAAAACCAGGAGGAGAAGCCAGAGAAGAATAGCAAAATTGGGGAGAAGATGGAAACAGAG GCTGatacccccagcccagccccatcACTTGGGGAGCGGCTGGAGCCAAGGAAGATTCCTCTAGAGGATGAGGTGCCAGGGGTACCTGGAGAGATGGAGCCTGAACCTGGGTACCGTGGGGACAGAGAGAAGTCAG CCACGGAGTCGACGCCaggagagaggggggaggagaagccGATGGATGGACAGGAACACAGGGAGAGGCCGGAGGGGGAGACGGGGGATTTGGGCAAGAGAG CAGAAGATGTAAAAGGGGACCGGGAGCTTCGACCTGGGCCTCCTCGAGACGAGCCGCGGTCCAACGGGCGACGtgaggagaaggcagagaagcCGCGGTTCATGTTCAATATTGCAGACGGTGGCTTCACAG AGCTCCACACGCTGTGGCAGAATGAGGAACGGGCAGCTGTTTCCTCGGGGAAACTCAATGAGATCTGGCACCGAAGACATGACTATTGGCTTCTGGCTGGGATTGTCCT CCATGGCTACGCACGGTGGCAGGACATCCAGAATGATGCTCAGTTTGCCATTATCAACGAGCCATTTAAAACTGAAGCCAATAAGGGGAACTTTCTGGAGATGAAAAATAAGTTCCTGGCGCGGAGATTCAAG CTCCTGGAGCAGGCGCTGGTGATTGAGGAGCAGCTGCGGCGGGCGGCCTACCTGAACCTATCACAGGAGCCGGCGCACCCCGCCATGGCCCTCCACGCCCGCTTCGCCGAGGCCGAGTGCCTGGCCGAGAGCCACCAGCACCTCTCCAAGGAGTCGTTGGCGGGGAACAAGCCGGCCAACGCCGTGCTGCACAAGG TTCTGAACCAGCTGGAGGAGTTGCTGAGCGACATGAAGGCGGACGTGACCCGCCTGCCAGCCACGCTGTCCCGAATACCCCCCATCGCAGCCCGCCTTCAGATGTCCGAGCGCAGCATCCTCAGCCGGCTGGCCAGCAAGGGCACGGAGCCTCACCCCACACCG GCCTTCCCCCCGGGTCCGTACGCTACACCTCCGGGGTACGGGGCGGCCTTCAGCGCCGCACCCGTAGGGGCCCTGGCCGCCGCAGGCGCCAATTACAGCCAGATGCCTGCAGGGTCCTTCATCACAG CCGCCACCAACGGCCCTCCAGTGCTggtgaagaaggagaaggaaatggTGGGGGCATTGGTGTCAGACGGGCTGGATCGGAAGGAGCCCCGAGCCGGGGAGGTGATCTGTATAGACGACTGA